One genomic region from Grus americana isolate bGruAme1 chromosome 15, bGruAme1.mat, whole genome shotgun sequence encodes:
- the NUDT16L1 gene encoding tudor-interacting repair regulator protein isoform X3 — MAAMGAMAAMGALPAGALPPLPTLGVPGVPELKPLTRYEAMRLGPGWSHSCHAMLYAPNPGMLFGRIPLRYAVLVMGMVRVPLYTQKDRMGGLPNFLGNSFVGTAKFQLLFALKILNMVPEEKLAEAVAATQKPKKPAIDQAAGATGNLPAAKPANELAEPAKTGNELADRAENQAAAQAVAEAAEQPVAGLESQAVAEQLAAAPVAEVVEQPAGLGADAVAEQPVAEPME, encoded by the exons ATGGCGGCCATGGGGGCGATGGCGGCCATGGGGGCGCTGCCGGCGGgcgcgctgccgccgctgccgacgctgggggtgccgggggtgccCGAGCTGAAGCCGCTGACGCGGTACGAGGCGATGCGGCTGGGCCCGGGCTGGAGCCATTCGTGCCACGCCATGCTGTACGCGCCCAACCCGGGAATGCTCTTCGGCCGCATCCCGCTGCGCTACGCCGTGCTG GTGATGGGCATGGTCCGTGTCCCCCTCTACACCCAGAAGGACCGCATGGGCGGGCTGCCCAACTTCCTGGGCAACTCCTTCGTTGGAACCGCCAAATTCCAGCTGCTCTTTGCCCTGAAGATCTTGAACATGGTGCCAGAGGAGAAGCTGGCCGAGGCAGTGGCTGCCACACAGAAGCCGAAGAAGCCAGCCATCGACCAGGCAGCGGGGGCGACAGGAAACCTGCCTGCTGCTAAGCCGGCAAATGAGCTGGCAGAGCCCGCTAAAACAGGCAACGAATTGGCAGATAGGGCCGAGAACCAGGCAGCTGCACAGGCAGTGGCCGaggcagcggagcagccagtGGCTGGGCTGGAGAGCCAGGCCGTGGCAGAGCAGCTGGCGGCCGCACCGGTGGCCGAAGTGGTGGAGCagccggcggggctgggggcagacGCTGTGGCGGAGCAGCCGGTGGCTGAGCCGATGGAGTGA
- the NUDT16L1 gene encoding tudor-interacting repair regulator protein isoform X2: protein MAAMGAMAAMGALPAGALPPLPTLGVPGVPELKPLTRYEAMRLGPGWSHSCHAMLYAPNPGMLFGRIPLRYAVLMQMRFDGLLGFPGGFVDRRYWSLEDEGPHRVVAHFYARQLTLEELHTIEISAVHSRDHGLEVMGMVRVPLYTQKDRMGGLPNFLGNSFVGTAKFQLLFALKILNMVPEEKLAEAVAATQKPKKPAIDQAAGATGNLPAAKPANELAEPAKTGNELADRAENQAAAQAVAEAAEQPVAGLESQAVAEQLAAAPVAEVVEQPAGLGADAVAEQPVAEPME, encoded by the exons ATGGCGGCCATGGGGGCGATGGCGGCCATGGGGGCGCTGCCGGCGGgcgcgctgccgccgctgccgacgctgggggtgccgggggtgccCGAGCTGAAGCCGCTGACGCGGTACGAGGCGATGCGGCTGGGCCCGGGCTGGAGCCATTCGTGCCACGCCATGCTGTACGCGCCCAACCCGGGAATGCTCTTCGGCCGCATCCCGCTGCGCTACGCCGTGCTG ATGCAGATGCGATTTGACGGACTACTGGGCTTTCCCGGGGGGTTCGTGGATCGCCGTTACTGGTCCCTGGAGGACG AGGGGCCACATCGCGTGGTGGCACACTTCTACGCCAGGCAGCTGACCCTGGAGGAGCTGCATACCATCGAGATCAGCGCGGTGCATTCCCGAGACCACGGGCTGGAG GTGATGGGCATGGTCCGTGTCCCCCTCTACACCCAGAAGGACCGCATGGGCGGGCTGCCCAACTTCCTGGGCAACTCCTTCGTTGGAACCGCCAAATTCCAGCTGCTCTTTGCCCTGAAGATCTTGAACATGGTGCCAGAGGAGAAGCTGGCCGAGGCAGTGGCTGCCACACAGAAGCCGAAGAAGCCAGCCATCGACCAGGCAGCGGGGGCGACAGGAAACCTGCCTGCTGCTAAGCCGGCAAATGAGCTGGCAGAGCCCGCTAAAACAGGCAACGAATTGGCAGATAGGGCCGAGAACCAGGCAGCTGCACAGGCAGTGGCCGaggcagcggagcagccagtGGCTGGGCTGGAGAGCCAGGCCGTGGCAGAGCAGCTGGCGGCCGCACCGGTGGCCGAAGTGGTGGAGCagccggcggggctgggggcagacGCTGTGGCGGAGCAGCCGGTGGCTGAGCCGATGGAGTGA
- the NUDT16L1 gene encoding tudor-interacting repair regulator protein isoform X1: MAAMGAMAAMGALPAGALPPLPTLGVPGVPELKPLTRYEAMRLGPGWSHSCHAMLYAPNPGMLFGRIPLRYAVLMQMRFDGLLGFPGGFVDRRYWSLEDGLNRVLGLGLGCVRLTEADYLCSHLTEGPHRVVAHFYARQLTLEELHTIEISAVHSRDHGLEVMGMVRVPLYTQKDRMGGLPNFLGNSFVGTAKFQLLFALKILNMVPEEKLAEAVAATQKPKKPAIDQAAGATGNLPAAKPANELAEPAKTGNELADRAENQAAAQAVAEAAEQPVAGLESQAVAEQLAAAPVAEVVEQPAGLGADAVAEQPVAEPME; this comes from the exons ATGGCGGCCATGGGGGCGATGGCGGCCATGGGGGCGCTGCCGGCGGgcgcgctgccgccgctgccgacgctgggggtgccgggggtgccCGAGCTGAAGCCGCTGACGCGGTACGAGGCGATGCGGCTGGGCCCGGGCTGGAGCCATTCGTGCCACGCCATGCTGTACGCGCCCAACCCGGGAATGCTCTTCGGCCGCATCCCGCTGCGCTACGCCGTGCTG ATGCAGATGCGATTTGACGGACTACTGGGCTTTCCCGGGGGGTTCGTGGATCGCCGTTACTGGTCCCTGGAGGACGGTCTGAATCGGGTGCTGGGCTTGGGTTTGGGCTGTGTGCGCCTGACGGAAGCTGACTATCTGTGCTCACACCTGACAGAGGGGCCACATCGCGTGGTGGCACACTTCTACGCCAGGCAGCTGACCCTGGAGGAGCTGCATACCATCGAGATCAGCGCGGTGCATTCCCGAGACCACGGGCTGGAG GTGATGGGCATGGTCCGTGTCCCCCTCTACACCCAGAAGGACCGCATGGGCGGGCTGCCCAACTTCCTGGGCAACTCCTTCGTTGGAACCGCCAAATTCCAGCTGCTCTTTGCCCTGAAGATCTTGAACATGGTGCCAGAGGAGAAGCTGGCCGAGGCAGTGGCTGCCACACAGAAGCCGAAGAAGCCAGCCATCGACCAGGCAGCGGGGGCGACAGGAAACCTGCCTGCTGCTAAGCCGGCAAATGAGCTGGCAGAGCCCGCTAAAACAGGCAACGAATTGGCAGATAGGGCCGAGAACCAGGCAGCTGCACAGGCAGTGGCCGaggcagcggagcagccagtGGCTGGGCTGGAGAGCCAGGCCGTGGCAGAGCAGCTGGCGGCCGCACCGGTGGCCGAAGTGGTGGAGCagccggcggggctgggggcagacGCTGTGGCGGAGCAGCCGGTGGCTGAGCCGATGGAGTGA
- the NAA60 gene encoding N-alpha-acetyltransferase 60, translating to MTEEVPPSALTDVNLRLLCHDDIDTVKQLCGDWFPIEYPDSWYRDITSNKKFFSLAATYRGSIVGMIVAEIKSRTKVHKEDGDILASNFPVDTQVAYILSLGVVKEFRKHGIGSLLLESLKDHISTTAQDHCKAIYLHVLTTNNTAINFYENRDFKQHHYLPYYYSIRGVLKDGFTYVLYINGGHPPWTIFDYLQHIGSTLASLSPCSIPQRIYRQAQSLLCSLLPWSGISAKSGIEYSRTM from the exons ATGACAGAGGAGGTGCCCCCGTCTGCACTTACGGACGTAAACCTGCGTCTTCTCTGCCACGATGACATAGACACAGTGAAACAGCTCTGTGGCGACTGGTTCCCAATAGA gtACCCTGACTCATGGTACCGAGATATCACTTCCAACAAGAAGTTCTTTTCCCTCGCAGCCACATATAGAGGCTCCATCGTGGGAATGATAGTGGCAGAGatcaaaagcagaacaaaggtGCATAAAGAG GATGGAGACATCCTAGCTTCCAATTTTCCTGTGGACACTCAAGTTGCTTACATCCTAAGTCTTGGAGTGGTGAAAGAGTTCAGAAAACATGGAATAG GTTCGCTCTTGCTTGAAAGTTTAAAAGACCATATATCGACGACTGCCCAAGATCACTGCAAAGCCATCTACCTGCACGTCCTCACCACTAACAACACAGCAATAAACTTCTATGAAAACAGAGACTTTAAACAGCACCACTATCTTCCCTATTATTATTCCATCAGAGGGGTCCTCAAAGATGGCTTTACCTACGTCCTGTACATCAATGGCGGACATCCACCCTGGACAATCTT TGACTACCTACAGCACATTGGATCAACGCTAGCCAGCCTGAGCCCATGTTCAATTCCCCAGAGGATCTATCGACAAGCCCAGAGCCTTCTCTGCAGCCTTCTGCCCTGGTCTGGCATTTCTGCCAAGAGCGGCATTGAATACAGCCGGACGATGTGA